A genomic window from Sphingobacterium sp. BN32 includes:
- a CDS encoding polyprenyl synthetase family protein, which translates to MLTLDEIQLPIKEHLKRFEKTFKASMQSSAPLLDRITGYLIKQKGKQMRPMFVFFSAGVCGGITESTYHGASLVELLHTASLVHDDVVDNSNERRGFFSINALWKNKVAVLVGDFLLSKGLLLSVKHKEFELLRIVSEAVEHMSEGELLQIEKARHLDIEESIYYEIIRKKTASLIASCCACGASSAGADEETVEKLRLFGEKVGIAFQIKDDLFDFGLDDVGKPVGNDIKEKKMTLPLIYALNTVAKSERRKIINLVKNHNEDSEKVAEVIEFVKTNGGMEYATERMMQYQQEAFDILATIPNGGEYKTGLEQLVRFTTERKK; encoded by the coding sequence ATGTTAACATTAGACGAAATACAACTTCCTATAAAAGAACACCTGAAACGCTTTGAAAAAACATTCAAAGCGTCGATGCAAAGTTCAGCACCCTTATTAGACCGTATTACGGGCTACCTGATTAAACAAAAGGGAAAACAGATGCGTCCGATGTTTGTTTTCTTTTCAGCAGGTGTTTGCGGAGGGATAACCGAATCTACCTATCATGGCGCTTCATTAGTGGAATTATTGCATACCGCGTCTTTAGTTCATGACGATGTGGTGGATAATTCGAATGAACGCCGGGGTTTCTTTTCAATCAATGCCTTATGGAAGAATAAAGTCGCTGTTTTAGTAGGAGACTTCTTATTATCGAAGGGTTTGCTCCTTTCGGTGAAACATAAAGAATTTGAACTGTTGCGTATCGTTTCGGAAGCCGTTGAGCATATGAGCGAGGGAGAATTGTTACAGATCGAGAAAGCGAGGCACCTGGACATTGAGGAATCGATTTACTATGAAATTATCCGCAAGAAGACCGCCTCATTGATTGCTTCATGCTGTGCCTGTGGTGCATCTTCCGCTGGAGCAGATGAAGAGACGGTTGAGAAATTGCGTTTGTTTGGCGAGAAGGTAGGTATTGCTTTCCAGATCAAGGATGATTTATTTGACTTTGGATTGGATGATGTGGGTAAACCGGTTGGGAATGACATCAAAGAGAAAAAAATGACACTTCCTTTAATTTACGCGCTAAATACTGTTGCGAAATCGGAAAGAAGAAAGATCATCAACCTGGTAAAGAACCATAATGAGGATTCAGAGAAAGTTGCGGAAGTCATTGAATTCGTAAAAACAAACGGAGGAATGGAATACGCGACGGAGCGTATGATGCAATATCAGCAAGAAGCCTTCGACATATTAGCAACAATCCCTAATGGGGGCGAATATAAAACAGGATTGGAACAATTAGTAAGATTTACGACAGAAAGAAAGAAATAA
- a CDS encoding DUF3109 family protein has translation MIEVGNVLVHEDIVNNDFVCNLSKCKGVCCIEGDAGAPLTEAETHILAEIYPIVKPYLTEKGIQAIEEQGTHVIDADGDLTTTCVDGNKECAYVTWENGITKCAIEKAYEMGEVSWKKPISCHLYPIRATHYPEFDVLHYDRWYICKDACTFGQELKIPVYKFLKDPLIREYGEEWYKELENTLASQP, from the coding sequence ATGATAGAAGTAGGTAATGTGCTTGTTCACGAGGATATCGTGAACAATGATTTTGTTTGCAACCTAAGCAAATGTAAAGGGGTTTGTTGTATTGAAGGTGATGCGGGCGCACCATTAACGGAGGCGGAGACGCATATATTAGCAGAGATCTACCCTATTGTCAAGCCATACCTTACTGAAAAAGGAATTCAAGCGATCGAGGAACAAGGCACGCATGTTATTGATGCGGACGGCGATTTAACGACCACCTGCGTCGATGGCAATAAAGAGTGTGCTTATGTAACCTGGGAGAATGGTATTACGAAATGTGCCATTGAGAAAGCTTATGAAATGGGCGAGGTTAGTTGGAAGAAACCAATTTCTTGTCACCTCTACCCTATCCGCGCGACCCATTACCCTGAATTTGATGTATTGCATTATGACCGTTGGTACATCTGCAAAGATGCCTGTACTTTTGGTCAGGAACTTAAAATTCCAGTCTATAAATTCTTGAAAGACCCTTTGATTCGAGAATACGGCGAAGAATGGTATAAAGAGCTTGAAAATACGTTAGCTTCTCAACCATAA
- a CDS encoding DUF3108 domain-containing protein: protein MKRIFTLLALFICLGTASFAQTLPYLSSPTFQAGEVLKYKLKYGIMSAATGTLSVQKSKHSFGVQDPIHLHAFGQTSGAFSAFYTVKNQYDSYINKDNYLPILYTENIRENNYRRVEYATFDHTTRKVSGKKGTFSSPTMQTFDLVSAYYFSRNLDFSSLSKGDKFKITYFLNDEIAQLGVEYVGIEKVKSVLGELECIKLSPEISPGRIFKKNSRLYLWVTNDGNRIPVKAQVDILIGSVTMELVSADGLKYPLGKRVSYSK, encoded by the coding sequence ATGAAAAGAATTTTTACGCTACTAGCCCTGTTTATTTGTTTAGGAACCGCTTCTTTTGCGCAAACTTTACCCTATCTCTCCAGCCCTACTTTTCAAGCTGGCGAGGTCTTGAAATATAAACTAAAATATGGGATTATGTCGGCAGCGACAGGAACGTTGTCTGTTCAGAAATCAAAGCATAGCTTTGGTGTGCAGGATCCTATACATTTACATGCATTTGGCCAGACTTCTGGCGCGTTCTCTGCATTTTACACGGTAAAGAATCAATATGACTCTTATATCAACAAGGATAACTACTTACCTATTCTGTATACCGAGAATATTCGCGAGAACAATTACCGCCGGGTAGAGTATGCTACATTTGATCATACGACGCGTAAGGTTAGTGGGAAGAAAGGGACATTCAGCAGTCCGACTATGCAGACATTTGACTTAGTATCTGCGTATTATTTCTCGCGCAACCTCGATTTTTCGAGTTTGAGCAAAGGCGACAAGTTTAAGATTACGTATTTCTTAAACGATGAAATTGCTCAGCTTGGCGTAGAATATGTAGGAATCGAGAAAGTAAAATCTGTACTTGGGGAATTGGAGTGTATCAAGCTGAGTCCGGAAATAAGTCCAGGAAGAATTTTTAAAAAGAATAGTCGTTTGTATCTTTGGGTCACCAACGATGGCAACCGGATTCCTGTGAAGGCTCAGGTCGATATCCTTATCGGCTCTGTGACGATGGAATTGGTCAGTGCCGATGGCTTAAAATATCCGTTGGGAAAACGAGTAAGTTATTCAAAGTAG
- a CDS encoding DUF2480 family protein, whose translation MDIQENIVNKVAQSGLITVDLANYAPKEPIVIYDIKDNLFHGLILKEKDFREFIKGHDWSQYAGQHVGIICSTDAIVPTWAYMLLTTKMMEHAISVHFGDEESVRGALFEKSLAGIDFEQYQDQRIVVKGCGDIAIPESAFVTFTAALSTRAKSIMYGEPCSTVPVFKRKS comes from the coding sequence ATGGATATTCAAGAGAACATTGTCAATAAGGTAGCACAGAGTGGTTTGATTACAGTTGATTTGGCGAATTACGCGCCGAAGGAACCTATTGTTATCTATGACATCAAGGATAACCTTTTCCATGGATTGATTTTGAAGGAGAAGGATTTTAGAGAATTTATCAAAGGACATGACTGGTCGCAATATGCTGGACAACATGTGGGCATTATTTGCTCTACCGATGCGATTGTGCCGACCTGGGCTTATATGTTGCTGACCACGAAGATGATGGAACATGCCATCTCGGTGCATTTTGGAGATGAAGAATCTGTACGGGGCGCCTTATTTGAGAAGTCCTTGGCGGGTATTGACTTCGAGCAATATCAAGATCAACGGATTGTTGTTAAAGGCTGCGGGGATATTGCTATTCCGGAAAGCGCCTTTGTTACTTTTACTGCTGCCTTGAGTACGCGCGCAAAAAGCATTATGTATGGTGAGCCCTGCTCGACCGTACCGGTGTTTAAGCGGAAATCTTAA
- a CDS encoding peptidylprolyl isomerase yields MSYLRNRAGLVIFVIGLAIVAFLLGDIINMGTPFWRSSQSEVGSVNGEGVDYNAFNQQVDQANAMYQQQMGGSVTPQMRGFAVQQVWNQFISQELLKQEIEKIGIEVGKAELNSLIFGNNPSQQILQQFANPETGKVDAAYINSVIEQAKTNPEVSQQWNALLESVKNERLNEKYSNLVNNSIYTTSLEAEYDYNSRNKLANFKYVMLDYASVNDAEIKLTDADYKEYYDKNKKAFKNAEETRSIEYVLFNASPNAADTATVLANIQKLKTELQASTMDSSFVSLNSDNKYPVKYYSKGQLSPALDSTAFNVAAGTTIGPYLSQGVYEIAKVIDTKFSPDSVTASHILLNPATEGGVDKALKKADSIKNLIVNGGNMAALAVEFSVDPGSKNNGGELGTFTRGRMIPEFEEAAFGGKAGDVVVVNSSYGVHVLKIEKQVGNSKIAKLAIVDKAIVAGKETTDAAYAKANTFFTAVNKDNFADIAKQQNVVPQTNERTLAMDNMLGAVEVPRELVRWAYEAKVGDVTDKIYETETDFIVARVTGVQSKGQQSLEAVKTLIEPVVKNLVKARMLKEKVNNALNGASSIDQVAQKLGKNALTVENIVLANPVIPGVAVENAVVGTVFGLQPNKPSKAIEGKQGVYAVQVNGFVNPKAIAAEELAAQQKQITAAKAQRSWSVIFKALQDNAKIVDNRIKFY; encoded by the coding sequence ATGAGCTATTTGCGAAACCGAGCGGGCTTAGTCATTTTCGTTATCGGTTTAGCAATCGTTGCGTTCTTACTAGGGGATATCATCAACATGGGTACTCCATTTTGGCGTAGCAGTCAATCTGAAGTAGGTAGTGTTAATGGGGAAGGTGTTGATTATAACGCGTTTAACCAGCAGGTAGATCAAGCAAATGCGATGTATCAACAACAAATGGGCGGTAGTGTAACTCCACAGATGCGTGGATTTGCGGTTCAGCAAGTTTGGAATCAGTTTATTTCGCAGGAGTTATTGAAACAAGAGATTGAAAAAATTGGAATTGAAGTTGGCAAAGCGGAATTAAATAGCTTAATCTTTGGTAACAACCCATCTCAACAGATTTTACAACAGTTTGCGAATCCAGAGACTGGTAAAGTTGATGCAGCTTATATCAACTCGGTAATTGAGCAAGCGAAGACAAATCCTGAGGTTAGCCAACAATGGAATGCCTTGCTTGAGTCGGTTAAAAACGAGCGTTTGAACGAGAAATATTCTAATCTTGTAAACAACAGTATTTACACGACTTCGTTAGAAGCGGAGTACGATTACAACTCACGTAATAAATTAGCGAATTTCAAATATGTGATGTTAGACTACGCTTCAGTAAACGATGCGGAGATCAAATTGACAGACGCAGATTATAAAGAGTACTACGATAAGAACAAAAAAGCGTTCAAAAACGCAGAAGAGACAAGATCGATTGAATACGTATTATTCAATGCAAGTCCGAATGCTGCAGATACAGCAACGGTGTTAGCGAACATTCAGAAATTGAAAACAGAGTTGCAGGCGTCGACGATGGATTCATCATTTGTTTCTTTAAACTCAGACAACAAATACCCCGTTAAATATTACAGCAAAGGTCAATTGAGCCCTGCTTTAGATTCTACGGCATTTAATGTAGCTGCAGGTACTACTATTGGTCCATACTTGTCTCAGGGCGTTTACGAAATTGCGAAAGTCATTGACACAAAATTCAGTCCTGATTCCGTAACTGCAAGCCATATCTTATTGAACCCAGCTACTGAAGGTGGAGTTGACAAGGCATTAAAGAAAGCAGACTCTATCAAAAACTTAATCGTTAATGGTGGCAATATGGCTGCATTAGCGGTTGAATTCAGTGTAGATCCAGGAAGCAAAAACAACGGTGGCGAGCTAGGTACTTTCACACGTGGAAGAATGATTCCTGAATTTGAGGAAGCTGCATTTGGCGGTAAAGCTGGTGATGTTGTTGTTGTCAATTCAAGCTACGGAGTACACGTATTAAAAATTGAGAAGCAAGTAGGCAACTCAAAGATTGCTAAATTAGCGATCGTTGATAAAGCTATTGTTGCAGGTAAAGAAACCACGGATGCTGCTTATGCAAAAGCAAACACATTCTTTACGGCAGTGAACAAAGATAATTTCGCAGATATCGCTAAGCAACAAAATGTCGTTCCACAAACGAACGAGCGTACCTTAGCGATGGACAATATGTTAGGTGCTGTAGAGGTTCCACGTGAATTAGTACGTTGGGCATACGAAGCGAAAGTTGGCGATGTAACAGACAAAATCTATGAAACAGAGACTGACTTTATCGTCGCTCGCGTTACTGGCGTACAGTCCAAAGGGCAACAGTCGTTAGAAGCTGTTAAGACATTAATTGAGCCTGTAGTGAAAAACTTAGTTAAGGCAAGAATGCTGAAAGAAAAAGTGAACAACGCATTAAATGGAGCGAGCTCTATTGATCAGGTTGCACAGAAATTAGGCAAGAATGCATTAACAGTAGAAAATATTGTATTAGCGAATCCAGTAATTCCTGGGGTAGCGGTGGAAAATGCGGTTGTAGGTACAGTTTTCGGATTGCAGCCTAACAAGCCATCTAAAGCTATCGAAGGTAAACAAGGGGTTTATGCTGTTCAGGTAAATGGCTTTGTTAATCCGAAAGCTATTGCAGCGGAAGAATTAGCGGCACAGCAAAAGCAAATCACAGCAGCGAAAGCACAACGTTCATGGAGCGTAATTTTCAAAGCTCTACAAGACAATGCTAAGATTGTTGACAATCGTATTAAATTCTATTAA
- the lptC gene encoding LPS export ABC transporter periplasmic protein LptC: MHTSCIKIKELRILPLTIVLLGAILSFACENDMKDIDRMANMKKEEAVDISKHVTVIYSDSARVKAELTAPEMRVYHDTTGRNQGDYEFKKGVKIIFFDEFAKENQRITSNYAKQYAESGLIEFRNNVVLTMENGSVVKTEELFYDEKNAKYYNTLPISIEFTDGRGHMQGTSFTSDADFNNVEFQGSTGLYYMNSNQQFPGFGN; encoded by the coding sequence ATGCATACATCTTGCATTAAGATAAAGGAATTACGGATTTTGCCCCTAACAATTGTATTGCTAGGGGCAATCTTGTCATTTGCGTGCGAAAATGACATGAAAGATATTGACCGCATGGCCAACATGAAGAAGGAGGAAGCTGTGGATATCTCCAAACATGTAACGGTTATCTACAGCGACTCTGCGCGGGTAAAAGCCGAGCTTACAGCACCAGAGATGCGTGTTTATCATGATACGACAGGACGCAACCAAGGGGATTATGAATTCAAAAAAGGCGTCAAGATTATCTTCTTTGACGAGTTTGCCAAAGAGAATCAGCGCATCACTTCGAACTATGCCAAGCAATATGCGGAGAGTGGGTTGATTGAGTTTCGCAACAACGTGGTCTTAACGATGGAAAACGGCTCTGTAGTCAAAACGGAGGAGCTATTTTATGATGAGAAGAACGCTAAATACTACAACACGCTTCCTATCAGCATTGAGTTTACGGATGGTCGTGGTCATATGCAGGGTACCTCATTTACTTCGGATGCGGATTTCAACAATGTGGAATTCCAGGGCTCAACCGGTCTATATTACATGAACTCGAACCAACAGTTTCCAGGCTTTGGGAACTAG
- a CDS encoding DUF6427 family protein, translated as MLINQHRTLSGLNIFLVSLVGTVLCLGVYLHLPDRLTPVLFEPAIANLIGLEVGQNLSPQINVIITLLLTVLQAFNLNRVVNHFNLLGKPNFLTALMFMTLVSLFIPFLVLSPTLICNFITIWMLYKLFNIYKQGDVKGIMFDLGLLVALGSIIYFPFIVMLLLIWISLVIFRPFSWREWITPLMGVILVYFLLAVAYYWLERMDEFFQIFIPFTYPFPTRLGMDVYDYFVLIPIVLSLIGFLFILKDNFFKSVVQVRKSFQLLFFMILLIFGSFYLNQERSVNHFLLCVPPLSIYLAYFFTHAKTRWFYESLYAVILLTILYFQFF; from the coding sequence ATGCTGATTAACCAACATAGGACATTATCGGGGCTAAATATTTTTTTAGTTTCCCTGGTTGGTACGGTCTTATGTTTAGGAGTTTATCTGCATTTGCCCGACCGTTTGACTCCGGTTTTATTTGAACCGGCAATTGCCAATTTGATTGGTTTGGAGGTCGGTCAAAACCTGTCTCCTCAAATCAATGTCATTATCACCTTGCTACTGACGGTATTGCAGGCGTTCAACCTCAATAGGGTTGTCAACCATTTCAATTTGTTGGGCAAACCGAACTTCCTGACCGCCCTGATGTTCATGACTCTGGTGAGTCTCTTCATTCCATTTTTGGTCCTTTCGCCTACCCTAATCTGTAATTTTATTACGATCTGGATGTTGTATAAGCTTTTCAACATCTACAAGCAAGGCGATGTCAAGGGCATCATGTTTGACCTAGGCCTGCTCGTTGCACTCGGTAGTATCATATACTTTCCGTTCATTGTGATGTTGCTCCTGATCTGGATCAGTTTGGTTATTTTCCGTCCTTTTTCATGGCGAGAGTGGATTACTCCGCTGATGGGCGTCATATTGGTATATTTTCTATTAGCCGTTGCCTACTATTGGTTGGAGCGTATGGATGAGTTCTTTCAGATTTTCATTCCTTTTACCTATCCATTCCCGACACGCTTAGGGATGGATGTTTATGATTATTTCGTACTCATTCCTATCGTTTTATCTTTAATTGGTTTCTTATTTATTTTAAAGGACAACTTTTTCAAAAGTGTTGTTCAGGTGCGTAAGAGTTTCCAATTGTTATTTTTCATGATCCTTTTAATATTCGGATCGTTTTATTTAAATCAGGAACGCTCGGTGAATCATTTTTTACTTTGTGTTCCACCTTTATCAATCTATCTCGCCTATTTTTTTACACATGCCAAGACGAGATGGTTTTATGAATCACTGTATGCTGTAATCTTATTAACGATTCTCTATTTTCAGTTTTTCTAA
- a CDS encoding CcmD family protein, with translation MKKFILFVMALFAGISTIFAQNKVEMADTLRSEGKIYVVVLVILVIFSAVAVYLFILDRKVSKLEKDK, from the coding sequence ATGAAAAAGTTTATCCTATTTGTGATGGCCCTTTTTGCGGGTATCTCTACCATTTTTGCTCAAAATAAAGTGGAAATGGCCGACACGCTACGCTCCGAAGGAAAGATTTATGTGGTGGTGTTGGTAATCCTGGTTATTTTCTCAGCTGTTGCTGTCTATCTATTTATTTTAGACCGTAAGGTTAGCAAGTTAGAAAAAGATAAGTAG
- the ccsA gene encoding cytochrome c biogenesis protein CcsA, producing MRKSWWKILAVFMIAAAIVGGLLGPVPVLPILNETIRNVYFHVPMWFTMISLYLISVIYSIKYLNSGKREYDFLAVEAVNTGILFCTCGLLTGMLWANITWGAPWPNDPKLNGSAIATLMYLAYLVLRNALEEEQKRAKISAIYNIFAFPIMFVLIYILPKLTDSLHPGSGGNSTFGDLDMDNYMRPVFYTAVVGWILIGVWITTLRYRVRIIEDKKNSF from the coding sequence ATGCGAAAAAGTTGGTGGAAAATCCTTGCCGTTTTTATGATAGCAGCAGCCATTGTTGGCGGGCTCTTGGGTCCTGTTCCTGTTCTCCCTATCCTTAATGAGACTATCCGAAATGTGTATTTCCACGTACCAATGTGGTTTACCATGATTTCTCTGTACCTGATTTCGGTTATCTACAGTATTAAGTATTTGAACAGTGGTAAGCGTGAGTATGATTTTCTTGCTGTTGAGGCCGTAAATACCGGTATTTTGTTTTGTACTTGTGGATTATTGACAGGTATGTTGTGGGCGAATATTACCTGGGGTGCTCCTTGGCCTAACGACCCTAAACTAAATGGTTCTGCAATTGCAACCTTAATGTACCTGGCCTATCTGGTATTGCGCAATGCATTAGAGGAAGAACAAAAGCGCGCTAAAATTTCTGCGATTTACAACATTTTTGCGTTTCCAATCATGTTTGTATTGATTTATATTTTGCCAAAGTTGACCGACTCATTACACCCTGGAAGTGGCGGCAACTCTACCTTTGGCGACTTAGATATGGACAACTATATGCGTCCGGTGTTCTATACCGCTGTTGTTGGTTGGATTCTGATTGGTGTGTGGATTACGACACTGCGCTACAGAGTTCGAATAATTGAAGACAAAAAGAATTCGTTTTAA
- a CDS encoding heme exporter protein CcmB gives MNLFTQVKTLIYKDVLLEWRSKYAINSILLYVVSTVFVCYQSFKSVDSPIWNTLFWIILLFAAINAMSRSFLQETGPRQLYYYSIVSPKAIILAKIVYNTLVMVLLSSIAFIVYNLIFSNAVGHWGIYMLSIFLGSISFATVFTMVAGISAKAGNNSTIMAILSFPVIIPLLIVLINLSQQGVIGGTFDASWKDIGVLLAINIVTIAVSLLLFPYLWRD, from the coding sequence ATGAATCTGTTTACACAAGTCAAGACCTTAATATACAAAGATGTCTTATTGGAATGGCGTTCCAAATACGCAATCAATAGCATCTTACTTTATGTAGTATCCACGGTTTTTGTATGTTATCAATCATTCAAATCCGTGGATTCTCCTATTTGGAACACCTTGTTCTGGATAATTTTGCTGTTTGCGGCGATCAATGCCATGAGCCGCAGCTTTCTACAGGAAACTGGCCCTCGACAACTATACTATTATTCTATCGTTAGCCCCAAGGCTATTATATTAGCCAAGATTGTCTACAATACCTTGGTGATGGTCTTACTCTCCAGTATAGCTTTTATTGTTTATAATCTTATTTTTTCGAATGCGGTTGGACATTGGGGCATTTATATGTTGAGCATATTCTTGGGCAGCATCAGTTTTGCGACCGTTTTCACGATGGTAGCCGGTATCAGTGCAAAAGCAGGCAATAACAGTACGATTATGGCAATCCTGAGTTTCCCGGTCATTATTCCCTTATTGATTGTTTTGATCAACCTTTCGCAACAGGGTGTTATCGGGGGAACATTCGACGCCAGTTGGAAGGATATAGGCGTTTTGCTAGCAATTAATATAGTGACAATTGCCGTTTCTTTGTTGTTATTTCCGTACCTTTGGCGAGATTGA
- a CDS encoding YtxH domain-containing protein codes for MEKNRNGLVAFALLGLAVGTAAYYLLGTEDGKKQLDRANDGIKSLTKSIKDLSKKEAKRAQKFAKSAKEDLEGLRERAKDAGKSALDKASSKANEWASKASDAAHGLANKAEDVADKAKSEIKNA; via the coding sequence ATGGAAAAAAATAGAAACGGACTAGTGGCATTTGCCCTATTAGGATTAGCAGTTGGTACTGCAGCTTACTATTTACTAGGAACAGAGGACGGCAAAAAACAATTAGATCGTGCAAACGACGGCATTAAAAGTTTAACGAAATCGATCAAAGATCTGTCGAAGAAAGAAGCGAAGCGTGCTCAGAAATTTGCGAAATCAGCGAAAGAAGATTTAGAGGGTTTGAGAGAACGCGCTAAAGACGCAGGAAAGAGCGCTTTAGATAAAGCATCGTCGAAAGCTAACGAGTGGGCGAGCAAAGCATCAGATGCGGCACATGGTTTAGCTAATAAAGCGGAAGATGTTGCTGATAAAGCGAAGTCAGAGATTAAAAACGCTTAA
- a CDS encoding ABC transporter ATP-binding protein — protein sequence MARPRLNSGDSRSEDLPKPKLSKEILKKAIKIFSYIKPFKWKFLIGMVFLILSSLTMLTFPALLGAMIDAAQGRQTYPWLPASVMYIGSVAMGILAFQSIMSFFRIRLFVEIAEKALANIRKDTYHKLITLPIDFFANRRVGELNSRLSSDLSQIQDTMTTTLAEILRQTISLGFGVVLLVLVSPKLALMNLSILPIIIVAALIFGRFIRKLSKESQDELADSNAIVQETLLGISNVKAFVNEYFESQRYGHKLNKAVGLAIRGATFRGLFASFIIFCIFGAVILVIWYGASLVASQEISVGDLTTYILYSMFVAGSMGSFPELYASIQRSLGASERVLEILNEKQEDIRVDESDKDIKQVITGDIVFDQVSFAYPTRPDIEILKDISFHVKSGKKLAIVGPSGTGKSTIASLILQFYQPKGGTIYYDGIPSNKLALTDVRNQVAIVPQDVLLFGGTIRENISYGNLHADGDDIIAAAQRANAHQFIMDFPEGYDTVVGERGVKLSGGQRQRIAIARALLKDPAILILDEATSSLDSESERLVQLALEELMKNRTSVIIAHRLSTIRDADMIIVVEDGIISDSGTHLELMGRGCGLYHHLYNLQSLQSVES from the coding sequence ATGGCCAGACCGAGATTGAATAGTGGAGACTCGCGTTCGGAGGATTTACCCAAGCCGAAGCTAAGTAAAGAAATTCTCAAAAAAGCGATCAAGATTTTTTCTTATATAAAGCCTTTCAAATGGAAATTTTTGATAGGTATGGTGTTTTTGATTCTCTCGAGTTTAACCATGCTTACTTTCCCGGCTTTGTTGGGCGCTATGATTGATGCAGCGCAAGGTCGACAAACTTACCCTTGGTTGCCGGCGAGCGTGATGTATATTGGATCGGTTGCCATGGGAATCCTCGCCTTTCAATCCATTATGTCGTTCTTCCGCATTCGTTTATTTGTGGAAATTGCTGAAAAAGCTTTAGCCAACATTCGGAAAGATACGTACCATAAGTTGATTACGCTTCCTATTGATTTCTTCGCCAACCGCCGTGTTGGAGAACTAAATAGCCGCTTATCGTCTGACCTTTCGCAGATTCAGGATACCATGACCACTACCTTGGCGGAAATACTTCGCCAAACGATCAGTTTAGGTTTCGGTGTAGTGCTTTTGGTATTGGTTTCTCCGAAACTAGCCTTAATGAACCTCAGCATCCTTCCGATCATCATTGTTGCGGCTTTGATTTTTGGACGGTTTATTCGCAAACTCTCGAAAGAATCGCAAGATGAGCTTGCCGATTCGAATGCGATTGTTCAAGAAACGCTTCTGGGCATATCCAATGTGAAGGCTTTTGTGAACGAGTATTTTGAATCACAACGTTACGGTCATAAACTCAATAAAGCGGTGGGTTTAGCTATCCGCGGCGCGACCTTTCGGGGTTTATTTGCTTCGTTCATCATCTTCTGTATTTTCGGAGCCGTTATTCTCGTGATCTGGTATGGGGCATCCTTAGTCGCTTCTCAAGAAATTTCTGTTGGTGATCTGACGACCTATATACTTTATTCGATGTTCGTTGCAGGTTCGATGGGATCATTCCCTGAACTGTATGCGAGCATACAACGATCATTAGGCGCTAGTGAACGTGTGTTAGAAATTTTGAACGAAAAACAAGAAGATATACGGGTAGACGAGAGCGATAAAGATATCAAGCAAGTCATTACTGGCGACATTGTTTTCGACCAGGTTAGTTTTGCATACCCGACTCGTCCAGATATTGAAATATTAAAGGATATTTCATTCCACGTGAAATCAGGCAAGAAGCTCGCGATTGTTGGACCTAGTGGTACCGGGAAATCGACTATTGCGTCTTTAATTTTACAATTCTATCAGCCAAAAGGCGGGACTATTTATTACGATGGCATCCCATCGAACAAGTTAGCATTGACGGATGTCCGTAATCAAGTAGCTATAGTTCCACAAGATGTACTTTTGTTTGGAGGGACGATTCGTGAAAATATAAGCTATGGCAACCTACATGCTGACGGCGATGATATCATTGCTGCGGCCCAACGCGCCAACGCACACCAGTTTATCATGGACTTCCCGGAGGGTTATGATACGGTTGTCGGAGAACGCGGCGTCAAGCTTTCCGGAGGACAAAGACAACGGATCGCCATTGCCAGAGCACTATTAAAAGATCCTGCGATCTTAATATTAGACGAGGCGACCTCGTCATTAGACTCTGAATCTGAGCGACTTGTGCAACTCGCTTTGGAAGAATTGATGAAAAACCGTACTTCAGTCATTATTGCACATAGACTTTCAACAATACGTGATGCGGATATGATTATCGTCGTGGAAGACGGCATCATCTCCGATTCGGGCACCCACCTAGAGCTTATGGGAAGGGGCTGTGGCCTTTATCATCATTTATACAATCTGCAGTCCTTACAATCGGTAGAAAGTTAA